One genomic region from Amaranthus tricolor cultivar Red isolate AtriRed21 chromosome 12, ASM2621246v1, whole genome shotgun sequence encodes:
- the LOC130796714 gene encoding uric acid degradation bifunctional protein TTL isoform X1, which produces MASITKWPVEEQDLLACCGSTKFAKQMAALSPFSNLNHAVDAAREIWFNKVDVCGWIEAFSAHPQIGQSASLSHATETSAQWSKGEQSTAMATATSTTLQELTEWNARYKEKFGFVFLICASGRSTEEILSELKKRYLNRPIVELEIAAQEQMKITELRLAKLFSTKLSTATATEHQSVSVAKANEDRLSMISAHFTSASNSPGKTKPQIPKRNRPPITTHVLDLAKGHPGAGIDVQLEAWVGPEPHPVYLGSNQSGWTLVGSGKTDNDGRSNPLMEIVNAVKPGTYRISFNISKYNPSCFFPFVSIVFQITESQKFEHFHVPLLLSPFGFSTYRGS; this is translated from the exons ATGGCGTCAATAACAAAATGGCCTGTGGAAGAACAAGATTTGCTAGCATGTTGTGGCAGCACCAAATTTGCCAAACAAATGGCTGCTTTATCCCCCTTTTCCAATCTTAATCATGCTGTTGATGCTGCTAGAGAGATCTGGTTCAACAAA GTTGACGTTTGTGGGTGGATTGAAGCATTCTCAGCTCATCCCCAGATTGGTCAATCTGCTTCTTTGTCTCATGCTACAGAGACTAGTGCCCA GTGGAGCAAGGGAGAGCAGTCAACTGCCATGGCAACAGCTACTTCTACTACACTACAG GAGCTAACTGAATGGAATGCCCGATACAAGGAGAAGTTTGGATTTGTCTTTCTTATTTGTGCATCAGGAAGGAGTACAGAAGAAATCTTATCTGAGTTGAAG AAACGCTACTTAAACAGGCCTATAGTTGAGTTGGAAATAGCTGCTCAGGAACAAATGAAAATAACTGAATTGCGTCTTGCCAAACTCTTCTCAACAAAATTAAGCACTGCTACAGCTACTGAACATCAATCTGTATCAGTCGCAAAAGCTAATG AAGATCGCTTGAGCATGATTAGTGCACATTTCACCTCCGCATCAAATTCTCCCGGAAAGACAAAACCTCAAATTCCAAAGCGAAATCGGCCTCCTATCACCACCCATGTCCTTGATTTGGCTAAAGGTCATCCGGGGGCAGGGATTGATGTACAGTTGGAGGCTTGGGTGGGGCCAGAGCCTCACCCTGTATATCTCGGGTCCAATCAAAGTGGTTGGACTCTTGTGGGATCCGGTAAGACGGATAATGATGGTAGAAGTAATCCGTTAATGGAAATTGTCAATGCAGTTAAACCTGGTACTTACAGGATCAGTTTCAACATATCCAAGTACAATCCATCGTGTTTTTTCCCTTTCGTGTCTATAGTGTTTCAGATAACTGAATCGCAGAAGTTCGAACATTTTCATGTGCCGTTGCTACTTTCGCCTTTTGGATTCTCGACATATCGTGGAAGCTAG
- the LOC130796714 gene encoding uric acid degradation bifunctional protein TTL isoform X2 → MASITKWPVEEQDLLACCGSTKFAKQMAALSPFSNLNHAVDAAREIWFNKVDVCGWIEAFSAHPQIGQSASLSHATETSAQWSKGEQSTAMATATSTTLQELTEWNARYKEKFGFVFLICASGRSTEEILSELKKRYLNRPIVELEIAAQEQMKITELRLAKLFSTKLSTATATEHQSVSVAKANDRLSMISAHFTSASNSPGKTKPQIPKRNRPPITTHVLDLAKGHPGAGIDVQLEAWVGPEPHPVYLGSNQSGWTLVGSGKTDNDGRSNPLMEIVNAVKPGTYRISFNISKYNPSCFFPFVSIVFQITESQKFEHFHVPLLLSPFGFSTYRGS, encoded by the exons ATGGCGTCAATAACAAAATGGCCTGTGGAAGAACAAGATTTGCTAGCATGTTGTGGCAGCACCAAATTTGCCAAACAAATGGCTGCTTTATCCCCCTTTTCCAATCTTAATCATGCTGTTGATGCTGCTAGAGAGATCTGGTTCAACAAA GTTGACGTTTGTGGGTGGATTGAAGCATTCTCAGCTCATCCCCAGATTGGTCAATCTGCTTCTTTGTCTCATGCTACAGAGACTAGTGCCCA GTGGAGCAAGGGAGAGCAGTCAACTGCCATGGCAACAGCTACTTCTACTACACTACAG GAGCTAACTGAATGGAATGCCCGATACAAGGAGAAGTTTGGATTTGTCTTTCTTATTTGTGCATCAGGAAGGAGTACAGAAGAAATCTTATCTGAGTTGAAG AAACGCTACTTAAACAGGCCTATAGTTGAGTTGGAAATAGCTGCTCAGGAACAAATGAAAATAACTGAATTGCGTCTTGCCAAACTCTTCTCAACAAAATTAAGCACTGCTACAGCTACTGAACATCAATCTGTATCAGTCGCAAAAGCTAATG ATCGCTTGAGCATGATTAGTGCACATTTCACCTCCGCATCAAATTCTCCCGGAAAGACAAAACCTCAAATTCCAAAGCGAAATCGGCCTCCTATCACCACCCATGTCCTTGATTTGGCTAAAGGTCATCCGGGGGCAGGGATTGATGTACAGTTGGAGGCTTGGGTGGGGCCAGAGCCTCACCCTGTATATCTCGGGTCCAATCAAAGTGGTTGGACTCTTGTGGGATCCGGTAAGACGGATAATGATGGTAGAAGTAATCCGTTAATGGAAATTGTCAATGCAGTTAAACCTGGTACTTACAGGATCAGTTTCAACATATCCAAGTACAATCCATCGTGTTTTTTCCCTTTCGTGTCTATAGTGTTTCAGATAACTGAATCGCAGAAGTTCGAACATTTTCATGTGCCGTTGCTACTTTCGCCTTTTGGATTCTCGACATATCGTGGAAGCTAG
- the LOC130796826 gene encoding autophagy-related protein 18a-like yields the protein MPTSSPPQPQPQSQSQSPPQEQSPILPSPPQELLSVSFNQDSTCFSAATSSGFLIFNTNPFRPIFNRTFSHSLSFVHMLFRCNILALVGGGPNPQFPPHKVMLWDDHRCCCIGELSFRSDVKSVRLRRDRIIVALLNKIFVYNFADLKLLHQIETVSNPKGLCEVSCLANSMVLACPGIQKGQIRVEHYQIKKTKFIMAHDSRIASMALTLDGRLVATASSKGTLVRVFNTLDGSLLQEVRRGTDRAEIQSLAFSSNARWLAASSDRGTIHVFNLKLDSGSSGNSGLQSPPEQPNSPRSPVSSISFMKGVLPKYFSSEWSMAQFHLQEGTQYIVSFSQQENTVLIVGMNGSFYRCSFDPIAGGEMKQLEYRNFLNPETEEPAPC from the exons ATGCCCACTTCATCACCGCCGCAACCGCAGCCGCAGTCGCAGTCGCAGTCACCGCCGCAGGAACAATCGCCGATTTTACCATCGCCGCCTCAAGAACTTCTATCCGTGTCCTTCAACCAAGATTCAACCTGTTTCTCCGCCGCCACATCTTCCGGTTTCCTAATATTCAACACAAACCCATTTCGTCCAATCTTCAATCGAACTTTCTCCCACTCTCTCTCCTTTGTTCATATGCTCTTCCGCTGCAATATACTTGCACTTGTTGGTGGTGGTCCGAACCCTCAATTCCCACCTCATAAAGTTATGCTTTGGGATGATCACCGTTGTTGCTGTATAGGTGAACTCTCATTTCGTTCCGATGTTAAGTCTGTTCGTCTTCGACGTGATCGAATCATTGTCGCTCTTTTGAATAAGATTTTTGTCTATAATTTTGCTGATTTGAAGCTTTTGCATCAAATTGAGACGGTTTCTAATCCTAAGGGTTTGTGTGAGGTTTCGTGTTTGGCTAATTCCATGGTTTTGGCTTGTCCTGGGATACAAAAAGGACAGATTAGGGTTGAGCATTATCAGATTAAAAAGACTAAGTTTATTATGGCTCATGATTCTAGGATTGCTTCTATGGCTTTGACTTTGGATGGTAGGTTGGTTGCTACTGCTAGCAGTAAAGGTACTTTGGTTAGGGTTTTTAATACGTTGGATGGTTCTTTGTTGCAAGAG GTTAGAAGGGGTACTGACAGAGCAGAGATACAGAGCCTAGCTTTCTCTTCTAATGCACGATGGCTAGCAGCTTCTAGTGATAGGGGAACTATTCATGTTTTCAACCTGAAGCTTGATTCCGGATCTTCGGGGAACAGTGGGTTGCAGAGTCCACCTGAGCAACCAAATTCTCCACGTTCCCCTGTATCATCCATCTCTTTTATGAAGG GTGTACTGCCCAAATATTTTAGCTCAGAATGGTCGATGGCCCAGTTTCACTTGCAAGAAGGCACTCAGTACATCGTTTCATTTAGCCAACAAGAGAACACTGTTTTGATAGTGGGAATGAATGGAAG CTTCTACCGATGTAGTTTTGATCCCATAGCTGGGGGAGAGATGAAGCAACTGGAATACCGAAATTTCTTGAATCCCGAAACAGAAGAGCCTGCGCCCTGCTGA
- the LOC130796738 gene encoding putative B3 domain-containing protein Os03g0621600 yields MVRLMKRRRETPSKECSTQHPPEFFKIYLPEHNSKQLVIPPAFINNFNGRIPSKVVLKSLQGKDWNIELEHDERKLLMKKGWDRFVIDNSLERGEFLIFSYSGNTVFIVKIFSINGCVKEESKNIDDHSYMNVEEESNLDHEFSPSLSFKKGMLLEPIEVSDDLSEAMPEVVQERTVQSKNIRFSKFIDGRGYVHIPAAVLRENNVKLPRPTKEVLFRYKRVSQVAKVVQTTRRRVRFSTGWKDFQRKCKIVEGDECEFDIVLGNDRQIKEVVLLRICSNTRQ; encoded by the exons ATGGTGAGGCTAATGAAAAGGCGAAGGGAAACTCCATCAAAGGAATGCAGTACACAACATCCCCCtgaatttttcaagatttatcTGCCGGAACATAATTCAAAGCAATTG GTAATACCGCCTGCGTTTATAAACAACTTTAATGGGAGGATTCCAAGCAAAGTCGTCTTGAAAAGTTTACAGGGAAAAGATTGGAATATAGAGTTGGAACACGATGAAAGGAAACTACTAATGAAAAAGGGTTGGGATCGCTTTGTGATCGATAATTCATTAGAGCGAGGAGAGTTTCTGATCTTTTCCTATAGCGGAAATACTGTGTTCATTGTCAAAATATTCAGTATCAATGGATGCGTTAAAGAAGAAAGCAAAAACATCGATGACCATTCTTACATGAATGTGGAAGAAGAGTCAAACTTAGATCACGAATTCAGCCCttctttgagttttaaaaaggGCATGCTACTTGAACCAATAGAAGTATCTGATG ATTTATCTGAAGCAATGCCCGAAGTGGTTCAAGAAAGAACCGTTCAATCGAAGAACATACGATTTTCAAAATTCATTGATGGAAGGGGATATGTG CATATTCCTGCAGCCGTTCTCAGAGAAAACAATGTAAAGTTGCCCAGACCGACTAAGGAAGTACTTTTTCGGTACAAGAGGGTTTCGCAGGTAGCGAAGGTTGTTCAAACAACTAGGAGACGTGTTCGATTTAGTACTGGATGGAAAGATTTTCAACGTAAGTGTAAAATCGTCGAGGGTGATGAGTGTGAATTTGACATTGTCCTTGGTAATGATAGACAAATCAAAGAAGTTGTGCTGTTGCGAATTTGCTCCAATACTAGACAATAG
- the LOC130828526 gene encoding putative B3 domain-containing protein Os03g0621600, translated as MGGFQAKSSKNLQGKDWNVELEQDGNKLLMRNGWDRFVIDNSLELEEFLIFAYVSKTTFIVKIFSINGCVKKESTTINEQSYAKVKEEPKSDQESSPTSSCKTSFKSDVQHEQISEDKCEVMTNVVEGRTTQSKRIRFSKVVDVRPYLSIPAAVFRSKNVEFPKSKKEILLAYGSEVSRVGKLSQTTRRRVQGDECKFEVIVGNDMRIKEIVLLQIRSNTRLIRCR; from the exons ATGGGAGGATTCCAAGCAAAGTCATCAAAAAACTTACAGGGAAAAGATTGGAATGTGGAGTTGGAACAAGATGGAAATAAATTACTTATGAGAAATGGCTGGGATCGCTTTGTGATTGATAATTCATTAGAGCTAGAGGAGTTTTTGATCTTTGCTTACGTTAGCAAAACTACGTTCATAGTCAAAATATTTAGTATCAATGGATGCGTTAAAAAAGAAAGTACGACCATCAATGAGCAGTCTTACGCGAAGGTGAAAGAGGAGCCAAAATCAGATCAGGAATCCAGTCCTACTAGCTCTTGTAAGACAAGTTTTAAAAGTGACGTGCAGCATGAACAAATCTCTGAGG ATAAATGTGAAGTAATGACCAACGTTGTTGAAGGAAGAACCACTCAATCGAAGCGTATACGATTTTCAAAAGTCGTTGATGTAAGGCCATATCTG TCCATTCCTGCAGCGGTTTTCAGATCGAAAAACGTAGAGTTTCCGAAATCTAAAAAAGAAATACTTCTTGCGTACGGGAGTGAGGTTTCGCGAGTAGGGAAGCTTTCTCAGACAACTCGCAGGCGTGTTCAG GGCGATGAGTGCAAATTTGAGGTTATCGTTGGTAATGATATGCGTATTAAAGAAATCGTGCTGTTGCAAATTCGCTCCAATACCAGATTAATCCGCTGCAGATGA
- the LOC130796731 gene encoding protein SRC2-like, with product MEHRPIEVKLLCAKELKDVNLFSKMNVYVIGSVSGDPRSIQRTVIDKDAGTNPTWNHEMQFTFDESAARMNRLGLVFQIMSDRTLGDKEVGRVYVPLKELFDVVGSKDGSSNEVLDKYRHVVYQVQTLNGKFKGQLEFSFKFGEKFVQRIEQRLDESVIAHPSKRSNLEVGPSTTPEYGPKMCSDPIVDNVSGY from the coding sequence ATGGAACATCGACCAATCGAGGTGAAATTACTTTGTGCGAAAGAATTGAAAGACGTAAACCTCTTTTCCAAAATGAACGTCTACGTTATCGGTTCAGTTTCTGGAGATCCGCGATCTATACAACGCACCGTAATCGATAAAGACGCCGGAACAAATCCGACATGGAATCATGAGATGCAATTTACATTCGATGAATCAGCCGCTCGTATGAATCGACTTGGTTTAGTTTTTCAAATTATGTCAGATCGGACTCTAGGAGATAAGGAAGTGGGTCGGGTTTACGTACCTTTAAAGGAGCTTTTTGATGTTGTTGGATCCAAAGATGGATCTTCAAATGAGGTCCTTGACAAATATAGACATGTGGTCTACCAAGTTCAAACCCTAAATGGTAAATTTAAGGGTCAATTGGAGTTTTCCTTTAAATTTGGGGAGAAGTTTGTTCAAAGAATTGAACAAAGACTTGATGAGTCAGTCATAGCACACCCATCAAAACGCTCAAATTTAGAGGTAGGTCCGAGTACCACACCCGAATATGGACCTAAAATGTGTTCGGATCCAATTGTAGATAATGTGTCAgggtattaa